The Equus asinus isolate D_3611 breed Donkey chromosome 22, EquAss-T2T_v2, whole genome shotgun sequence genome has a segment encoding these proteins:
- the RXYLT1 gene encoding ribitol-5-phosphate xylosyltransferase 1 isoform X2, whose amino-acid sequence MRLPRKPLCLFLIALYGLFSLYAAYHVFFGRRRGAPAASSRGLRKGAAPARERRGRDQSTLRSEEWNPWEVDEKNEQRHRFKTSLQILNKPTKGKTDFRVQIWGKAAIGLYLWEHIFEGSLDPADVTAQWREGNTIVGRTHYSFITGPGVVPGYFSVDVNNVVLILNGREKAKVFYATQWLLYAQNLVQTQQLQHLAVVLLGSEQCSNEWISRFLRRNGGSVELLFLVYDSPWVNDVDVFQWPLGVATYRNFPVVEASWSMLHNERPYLCNFLGTVYENSSRQALMNILKQDGNDKLCWVSAREQWQPQETNKSLKSYQDALLQSDLTLCPAGVNTECYRIYEACSYGSVPVVEDVMTAGSCGNTSVHHSAPLQLLKSMDAPFIFIKSWKELPAILEKEKTVILQEKIQRRKMLLHWYQNFKTELKMRFTNILESSFLMNNKG is encoded by the exons ATGCGGCTGCCGCGGAAGCCACTCTGCTTGTTTCTCATCGCCCTGTACGGCCTCTTCTCGCTCTACGCCGCCTACCACGTCTTCTTCGGGCGTCGCCGCGGAGCGCCGGCCGCTTCTTCGCGGGGGCTCAGGAAGGGGGCGGCCCCGGCGCGGGAGAGGCGCGGCCGAG atcaGTCTACTTTGCGAAGtgaagaatggaatccttgggaagtagatgaaaaaaatgagcaaCGACACAGATTTAAAACTAGCcttcaaatattaaataaaccCACAAAAGGGAAAACAGACTTCCGTGTACAAATTTGGGGCAAAGCTGCCATTG GTTTGTATCTCTGGGAGCATATTTTTGAAGGCTCTCTTGATCCTGCTGATGTGACTGCtcagtggagagaaggaaacaccATTGTGGGAAGAACGCATTACAG CTTCATCACTGGTCCAGGTGTAGTCCCAGGGTACTTCTCTGTTGATGTGAATAATGTGGTCCTCATtttaaatggaagagaaaaagcgAAAGTCTTTTATGCCACCCAGTGGCTACTTTATGCACAAAATTTAGTGCAAACTCAACAACTCCAGCACCTGGCAGTTGTTTTGCTCGGAAGCGAGCAGTGCAGTAATGAGTGGATAAGCCGCTTCCTCAGGAGGAACGGAGGCTCCGTGGAGCTGCTCTTCCTGGTGTATGACAGCCCCTGGGTTAATGACGTGGACGTTTTTCAATGGCCTTTAGGAGTAGCAAC TTACAGGAACTTCCCTGTGGTGGAGGCAAGTTGGTCAATGCTGCACAATGAAAGGCCCTACTTATGTAATTTCTTAGGAACTGTTTATGAAAATTCATCCAGACAAGCACTAATGAACATTTTGAAACAAGATGGGAATGATAAGCTTTGTTGGGTTTCAGCAAGAGAACA GTGGCAACctcaggaaacaaacaaaagccttAAGAGCTATCAGGATGCCCTGCTGCAGAGTGACCTCACGCTGTGCCCAGCGGGGGTGAACACGGAGTGTTACAGAATCTATGAGGCGTGCTCCTATGGCTCCGTGCCCGTGGTGGAGGACGTCATGACAGCGGGCAGCTGTGGAAACACCTCCGTTCACCACAGTGCTCCTCTGCAGTTACTCAAGTCCATGGACGCACCCTTTATCTTTAttaagagctggaaggaacttcctgctattttagaaaaagagaaaactgtaattttacaagaaaagattcagagaaggaaaatgttaCTTCACTGGTATCAAAACTTCAAAACAGAGCTAAAAATgagatttactaatattttagaAAGTTCATTTTTAATGAACAATAAAGGTTGA
- the RXYLT1 gene encoding ribitol-5-phosphate xylosyltransferase 1 isoform X3 encodes MRLPRKPLCLFLIALYGLFSLYAAYHVFFGRRRGAPAASSRGLRKGAAPARERRGRDQSTLRSEEWNPWEVDEKNEQRHRFKTSLQILNKPTKGKTDFRVQIWGKAAIGLYLWEHIFEGSLDPADVTAQWREGNTIVGRTHYSYRNFPVVEASWSMLHNERPYLCNFLGTVYENSSRQALMNILKQDGNDKLCWVSAREQWQPQETNKSLKSYQDALLQSDLTLCPAGVNTECYRIYEACSYGSVPVVEDVMTAGSCGNTSVHHSAPLQLLKSMDAPFIFIKSWKELPAILEKEKTVILQEKIQRRKMLLHWYQNFKTELKMRFTNILESSFLMNNKG; translated from the exons ATGCGGCTGCCGCGGAAGCCACTCTGCTTGTTTCTCATCGCCCTGTACGGCCTCTTCTCGCTCTACGCCGCCTACCACGTCTTCTTCGGGCGTCGCCGCGGAGCGCCGGCCGCTTCTTCGCGGGGGCTCAGGAAGGGGGCGGCCCCGGCGCGGGAGAGGCGCGGCCGAG atcaGTCTACTTTGCGAAGtgaagaatggaatccttgggaagtagatgaaaaaaatgagcaaCGACACAGATTTAAAACTAGCcttcaaatattaaataaaccCACAAAAGGGAAAACAGACTTCCGTGTACAAATTTGGGGCAAAGCTGCCATTG GTTTGTATCTCTGGGAGCATATTTTTGAAGGCTCTCTTGATCCTGCTGATGTGACTGCtcagtggagagaaggaaacaccATTGTGGGAAGAACGCATTACAG TTACAGGAACTTCCCTGTGGTGGAGGCAAGTTGGTCAATGCTGCACAATGAAAGGCCCTACTTATGTAATTTCTTAGGAACTGTTTATGAAAATTCATCCAGACAAGCACTAATGAACATTTTGAAACAAGATGGGAATGATAAGCTTTGTTGGGTTTCAGCAAGAGAACA GTGGCAACctcaggaaacaaacaaaagccttAAGAGCTATCAGGATGCCCTGCTGCAGAGTGACCTCACGCTGTGCCCAGCGGGGGTGAACACGGAGTGTTACAGAATCTATGAGGCGTGCTCCTATGGCTCCGTGCCCGTGGTGGAGGACGTCATGACAGCGGGCAGCTGTGGAAACACCTCCGTTCACCACAGTGCTCCTCTGCAGTTACTCAAGTCCATGGACGCACCCTTTATCTTTAttaagagctggaaggaacttcctgctattttagaaaaagagaaaactgtaattttacaagaaaagattcagagaaggaaaatgttaCTTCACTGGTATCAAAACTTCAAAACAGAGCTAAAAATgagatttactaatattttagaAAGTTCATTTTTAATGAACAATAAAGGTTGA
- the RXYLT1 gene encoding ribitol-5-phosphate xylosyltransferase 1 isoform X1, whose amino-acid sequence MRLPRKPLCLFLIALYGLFSLYAAYHVFFGRRRGAPAASSRGLRKGAAPARERRGRDQSTLRSEEWNPWEVDEKNEQRHRFKTSLQILNKPTKGKTDFRVQIWGKAAIGLYLWEHIFEGSLDPADVTAQWREGNTIVGRTHYSFITGPGVVPGYFSVDVNNVVLILNGREKAKVFYATQWLLYAQNLVQTQQLQHLAVVLLGSEQCSNEWISRFLRRNGGSVELLFLVYDSPWVNDVDVFQWPLGVATSQFVGKLFPVIINPSCVRGGYNIQSGAHCPFGFRSVILCSGLPLSYRNFPVVEASWSMLHNERPYLCNFLGTVYENSSRQALMNILKQDGNDKLCWVSAREQWQPQETNKSLKSYQDALLQSDLTLCPAGVNTECYRIYEACSYGSVPVVEDVMTAGSCGNTSVHHSAPLQLLKSMDAPFIFIKSWKELPAILEKEKTVILQEKIQRRKMLLHWYQNFKTELKMRFTNILESSFLMNNKG is encoded by the exons ATGCGGCTGCCGCGGAAGCCACTCTGCTTGTTTCTCATCGCCCTGTACGGCCTCTTCTCGCTCTACGCCGCCTACCACGTCTTCTTCGGGCGTCGCCGCGGAGCGCCGGCCGCTTCTTCGCGGGGGCTCAGGAAGGGGGCGGCCCCGGCGCGGGAGAGGCGCGGCCGAG atcaGTCTACTTTGCGAAGtgaagaatggaatccttgggaagtagatgaaaaaaatgagcaaCGACACAGATTTAAAACTAGCcttcaaatattaaataaaccCACAAAAGGGAAAACAGACTTCCGTGTACAAATTTGGGGCAAAGCTGCCATTG GTTTGTATCTCTGGGAGCATATTTTTGAAGGCTCTCTTGATCCTGCTGATGTGACTGCtcagtggagagaaggaaacaccATTGTGGGAAGAACGCATTACAG CTTCATCACTGGTCCAGGTGTAGTCCCAGGGTACTTCTCTGTTGATGTGAATAATGTGGTCCTCATtttaaatggaagagaaaaagcgAAAGTCTTTTATGCCACCCAGTGGCTACTTTATGCACAAAATTTAGTGCAAACTCAACAACTCCAGCACCTGGCAGTTGTTTTGCTCGGAAGCGAGCAGTGCAGTAATGAGTGGATAAGCCGCTTCCTCAGGAGGAACGGAGGCTCCGTGGAGCTGCTCTTCCTGGTGTATGACAGCCCCTGGGTTAATGACGTGGACGTTTTTCAATGGCCTTTAGGAGTAGCAAC gtcacagtttgttggcaagctttttccagtgattattaacccttcctgtgtcaggggcggctacaataTTCAGTCAGGAGCACACTGTCCATTTGGTTTTAGGAGCGTGATACTGTGCTCAGGACTGCCACTAAG TTACAGGAACTTCCCTGTGGTGGAGGCAAGTTGGTCAATGCTGCACAATGAAAGGCCCTACTTATGTAATTTCTTAGGAACTGTTTATGAAAATTCATCCAGACAAGCACTAATGAACATTTTGAAACAAGATGGGAATGATAAGCTTTGTTGGGTTTCAGCAAGAGAACA GTGGCAACctcaggaaacaaacaaaagccttAAGAGCTATCAGGATGCCCTGCTGCAGAGTGACCTCACGCTGTGCCCAGCGGGGGTGAACACGGAGTGTTACAGAATCTATGAGGCGTGCTCCTATGGCTCCGTGCCCGTGGTGGAGGACGTCATGACAGCGGGCAGCTGTGGAAACACCTCCGTTCACCACAGTGCTCCTCTGCAGTTACTCAAGTCCATGGACGCACCCTTTATCTTTAttaagagctggaaggaacttcctgctattttagaaaaagagaaaactgtaattttacaagaaaagattcagagaaggaaaatgttaCTTCACTGGTATCAAAACTTCAAAACAGAGCTAAAAATgagatttactaatattttagaAAGTTCATTTTTAATGAACAATAAAGGTTGA